CCCCGTCGCACGTAGATCACGCCCTCGCCCTCCAGCTCGCGGTAGGCCTGCGACACCGTCCGCGGATTCACCACCAGCTGGCCGGCGAGCTCCCGGACCGACGGCAGCGGATCCTCGGCCCGGAGCGTGCCGTCCAGGAGCGCACGCCGGACCTGATCCACGATCTGCAGGTACAGCGGCCGCTCGTCGCGCGGGTCGAGAGTGACAAGCATCAGCGGTCGGTGTTGCGGTGTGTGTACCACACTACATCTGGCGTGCGCGGCGCACAAGCGGTGCGCGCGTCGCCCGGGCAGGAATCGACGGATGCCGGTCTACCCGCGGCCCTCGCGTCCCGAGTTTCTCTTGACGTCTACAGGACGGGGCCGCACCTTCCTCCAGACGGCGACAGGAACCCCGCACCGACCCGCCCGTGACCACTCGTCCGCCGAGCGACGCCCTGCGCGGCTCGCTCGACCTGCTCGTGCTCAAGACGCTCTCGCTCCAGCCGATGCACGGCTGGGGGATCAGCCAGCGCGTCCAGCAGATCTCCGACGGCGTGCTCGAGGTCAACCAGGGCTCGCTCTACCCGGCGCTGCAGCGGCTGGAGAAGGCGGGGCTGGTCACCAGCGCGTGGAGCACCACGGACCACAACCGGCGGGCGCGCTACTACAGCCTGACCGCCGCCGGCCGCCGCGCGCTCGGGACCGAGCTGGAGAGCTGGCGCCGCTTCGCCGCCGGCCTCGAGGCCGTCCTCCGCACCACCTGACCGGCCACTCCCGGAGCCCCGCATGCGACTGGTCCACGCGGCGCGCGCGCGCCTGCGCCTCCTCTTCGCCCGGCGCGACGCGGAGTCGCGCATGCGCGAGGAGTTCCGCTTCCACCTCGACATGGAGGCCGAGCGGCTCGTGCGCGAGGAGGGGCTCACGCCGCCGGAGGCGCGGCGCCGGGCGGTGATCGCCTTCGGCCTCGCCGCGCAGCACGAGGACGCGATGCGGGACGGGCGGGGCCTCGCCTGGCTCGGTGGCCTCGCGCTCGACCTGAGGCTCGGGGGGCGGATGCTGGTGAAGTACCCGGGGCTGACGGCCGTCGGCGGGCTCGCCATGGCGTTCGCCATCTGGGTGGCCGCGGGCGCGTTCGAGTTCACCGGCCAGGTGCTCTTCCCGCGGCTCCCGCTCCCCGATGCCGACCGCGTGGTGGCGCTCGAGCGCTGGGACGCGGCCGCGGGGCGCGCCCAGCCGCAGGCGCTGCACGACTTCGCCGCCTGGCGCTCCGATCTGAGGTCGGTCACCGAGCTCGGGGCGTACCGGCTGGCGCAGCGCAACCTCATTACCGCCGACGGCGAGTCGCTGCCGACGGAGGTGGCGGAGATCAGCGCCGCGGCCTTCCGCGTCGCGCGCGCCCGCCCGCTCCTCGGCCGCGCGCTGAGCGAGGCCGACGAGCGGCCCGACGCGCCGGCCGTCGCCGTGATCGGGCACGACGTGTGGCGCGCGCGCTTCGGCGCGGACTCCGGCGTCGTGGGGCGCGAGGTGCGGCTCGGGCGGACGCCGACCACCGTGGTGGGCGTGATGCCGGAAGGGTTCGCGTTCCCGGTGGCGCAGAGCCTGTGGGTGCCGCTCCGCCTGTCGCCGCTCGACTACCCGCGCGGTGCGGGCCCCGCCATCACGATCTTCGGGCGGCTCGCCCGCGGCGCGACGCTGGACGAGGCGCAGGCGGAGCTGACGACGTGGGGGCGACGCGCCGCCGCCGACTTCCCGGGCACGCACCGGCACCTGCGTCCGCGGGTGATGCCGTACGCGCAGTCGGTCGCCCTCGTCGACGGGTCGGCGCTGCTCGTGACGAAGTCGAGCTACGTCTTCTTCGTCATGCTGGTCGTGCTGATCTGCGGGAACGTCGCGCTGCTCATGTTCGCGCGGGCGGCGACGCGCGAGGGGGAGATCGCCGTCCGCAACTCGCTCGGCGCGACCCGCCGGCGGATCGTCGCGCAGCTCTTCGCCGAGGCGCTCGTCCTCGGCGGCGTCGCGGCGGCGGTGGGGCTCGGAGCCGCCGGCCTCGGTGTGCGCCTGCTCGTCCGCGCCTTCGAAGCGCACTCGGGCCGCCTCCCGTTCTGGTTCCACGCGGGCCTGTCGCCGTGGACGGTGCTCTACGCCGTGCTGCTGACGGTGCTCGGCGCGGCGATCGCCGGCGTGCTGCCGGGGCTCAAGGTGACGCGGGGGCTGCAGGCGCGGCTGCGCCAGACGGCCGCGGGGGCGGGGGGCCTGAGGTTCGGCGGGATCTGGACGGCGGTGATCGTCGCGCAGATCGCGGTCACCCTCGGCTTCCCCGTGGTCGCCTTCAGCGTCTACGGCGGCGTGAGGGGAGCCCGCACGATGGTGGCCGACTTCCCGGCGGCGGAGTTCCTCTCCGCGCGCATCGCGCTCGACCGGGAGGCCTCGCCGGGCGCGGACACGTCGCTCGCCGCGTTCGTCGCGCGCCGGCGGGCGACCGCGCGCGAGCTGGAGCGGCGGCTGCACGCGGAGCCGGGGGTCGTCGGGGTCACGTTCGCCGAGCGGCTGCCGCGGATGCACCACCTGCCCCACTGGATCGAGGTGGACTCCGGCGGCGCGGCGCCGCAGGACCCGAGATTCCCGGGCGGCTACCGGACGAGCTCCGCGGCCGTCGACGCGGACTACTTCGACGTGCTGGGCGTGCCGGTGCGCGCCGGTCGCGCGTTCCACGCCGGGGACCTCGCGCCCGGCTCCCGCGTCGTCATCGTGAACGAGTCGTTCGTCCGGCTCGTGCTCGGCGGACGCAACCCGATCGGCCGGCACCTCCGCTATGATTGGCGGAACGACGAGAGCGGGCCGCTCTCGGAGAGCGCTGGGCCGGCCCCGTGGTACGAGATCGTCGGCGTCGTCCCCGACCTCGGGATGTCGGCGGCGGCGGACCCGAAGGTCGCGGGCTTCTACCACCCGCTCGCGGCGGACGTCGTCGTGCCGCTCCACGTCGCGGTGCGCGTGCGCGGGGGCGACGCGGCGGCGTTCGCCCCGCGGCTGCGCGCCGTCGCCGCGGCGGTGGACCCCACGCTGCGCGTCGACGACGTCGCCCGCATGGACACCCTCAGCGACGCCGGGATCGCGTTCTCCATGTTCTGGGTCCGGCTCCTCGGTGTCGTGAGCGCGGTGGCGATGCTCCTCTCCATGGCGGGGATCTACGCGGTGATGGCGTTCACGGTGGCGCGGCGCACGCGCGAGATCGGGATCCGCGTCGCCCTCGGTGCGAGTCGGCGGCGCCTCGTCGCCTCGGTGTTCGCGCGGCCGCTGGCGCAGGTGGCGCTCGGCGTCGTCGCCGGGGGCGTGCTCACCGTGCTGCTGCGCGATGTCGAGGAGGCGACCCCCGCCGCCCTCGCGGGAGCGCTGGCGTACTCGGTGTTCATGCTCGGCGTGTGCCTGCTCGCCTGCATCGTCCCCACGCGGCGCGCGCTCCGGGTGGAGCCGACCGTGGCGATGCGGGTCGACTAGGTCGACCCGTCATCGCCGGCACCTTCGCGCACCGCATCGGGGAGCCGTCCGGCCGCGCGCGCGACGCGCCCGGGCTCGCCCGCGGCACACCCGGTGCACTCGGGACGAGCTCCGCCGCCGACCGCCCTCGCCCGCGCCGCATGCCACGCCGCCCCCGGTGACCGCCAGTCCCGCGCTCGACCTGGACGACTTCCCGGCGCTCTTCGCCGCGGCGCCGGCGGCGCTGCTGGTCCTGCGGCCCGACGCGCCCGTCTTCACGATCGTGGGGGCGACCGACGCGTACTTGCAGGCCACGCTGCAGTCGCGCGACGCCCTGGTGGGGCGCTCGGTGTTCGAGGCGCTCCCCGACGCGAACCCGGGCAACCTGGCCCCCACGGGCGTGGCCAACCTCCGCGCCCGCTCGACGCGGTGCTCCGCACCGGCGCGCCGCACGCGATGCCGGTCCAGCGCTACGACGTGCGCCGCCCCGACGGGGCGTGGGAGGAACGCCACTGGGCGCCGCGGAACAGCCCGGTCGTCGGGCGGGACGGCGCGGTGCGCTACCTGGTGCACTACGTCGAGGACGTGACGGAGCGCGTGCACGCGGAGGCCGAGCGCGCGCGGCTCGTCGCCGCGCTGGCCGCCGAGCGGGGGCAGCTCCGCGCCGCGCTCCTGCAGGCGATGACGCCGATGGCGCTGCTCGTGGGCCCCGAGCACCGGCTGGAGCTCGTCAACGATGCGTACAAGCGCGTGAGCGGCGGGCGCGACGTCACCGGCCTCACGTACCGTGAGGCGTTCCCGGAGCTCGAGGGCCAGCCGTTCTTCGACATCCAGGACCGCGTCTACGCCACCGGCGAGCCGTGGGCCGCGACGGCCGTCCCGGTGCGCTACGACCGGCTGGGCGCCGGCCTGGAGGACGCCTACTTCGACCTGCGCTACGAGCCGGTGCGCGACGCCGAGGGGCGCGTGTTCGCACTGCTCAGCTACGGCGTGGACGTGACCGAGCAGACGCGCGCCCATCTGGCCGCCGAGCGCGAGCGCCAGCGGCTGGCGGCCGTGCTCGAGCACCTGCCCGTGGGCGTGACGTTCGCGGAGGCCCCGGCCGGCCGGCACTCCGTGAGCAACCCGGCCGCGGTCGCGATCTGGGGCGTGGTCCCCGCGTCGCCGGAGGTCGCCGCGTACAGCCGCGACTTCGTCGGATTCCGGCCCGGCCCGGGCGCGCCCGGCTCCCCCGAGGAGGCGGCGCGGCGGATCGCGAGCCACGAGTGGCCGCTCGCGCGCGCGCTGGCCCAGGGCGAGGTGGTGCAGGACGAGCTGGTCGAGATCGAGCGCCCGGACGGGGCGCGCCGGCTGGTGAGCCTGAGCGCGGCGCCGGTGCGCGACGCCGACGGGCGGGTGGACGGCGCGCTCGTCACCTCGGTGGACGTGACCGAGCGCGAGCGGCTCCTCGCGGAGAGCGAGGCCGCGCGCGCGCGGGTGACGGCGGTGCTCGAGAGCATCGGCGACGCCTTCTACGCCGTCGACGCCGAGTTCCGCTTCACGTACGTGAACCGGCGGGCCGAGGCGCTCTGGCAGCGCTGCCGGGAGGACCTGATCGGCCGGCACTACTGGAGCGAGTTCCCCGCCGCCGTGGGGAGCGAGAGCTACCGGATGCACCACCAGGTCATGTCGGAGCGCCGGCCGGTGCACTACGAGACGATCTCGCCGCTCACCGACCTCTGGATCGACGTGAGCATCTATCCCGAGGCCGGTGGCGGGCTCGCGTGCTATTTCCGCGACATCACGGCTCGCAAGACGGCGGAGGCGGCGCGCGAGGCGGCCGTCGCACGCGCGGAGGGGGCGCGGGCGGAGGCGGAGCAGGCGAACCGCGGCAAGAGCGAGTTCCTGGCGGTGATGTCGCACGAGCTGCGCACGCCGCTGAACGCGATCGGCGGCTACGCGGAGCTCATCGAGCTCGGGATCCACGGGCCGGTCACCGAGGCGCAGCGCACGGCCCTCGCGCGCATCCAGCAGAGCCAGCGCCACCTGCTCGGGCTCATCGCCGGGGTGCTCGACTACTCGCGCGTCGAGGCCGGCGCGGTGACGTACCGGCTGGCCGACGTGCCGGTGGGCGAGGCCGTCGCGGAAGCGGAGGCGCTCGTCGCCCCGCAGCTCCGGGCCAAGGGGCTCGGCTACGCGTGGTCGGGCGCGCCGCCGGAGCTGCACATGCGCGCCGACCGCGAGAAGCTGCAGCAGATCCTGCTCAACCTGCTCGGCAACGCCGTGAAGTTCACGCGGCCGCGCGACGGCGTGCCGGGGCGCATCGAGGTGGCGTGCACGGTCGACGAGGAGCGGGTGCACCTGCACGTGCGCGATACCGGCGTGGGCATCGCGCCCGAGCAGCTCGAGCGCATCTTCGAGCCGTTCGTCCAGGCCGACCAGCGCCTCACGCGCGCGCAGGAAGGGGTGGGGCTCGGTCTCGCCATCAGCCGCGACCTCGCACGCGGCATGGGGGGCGACCTGACCGCCGCGAGCGTCCCTGGCGTGGGGAGCACCTTCAGCCTCACGCTGCCGCGCGCCTAGTCGGTCCCGGTGTCGGCGGGCGCAACCTCGACCGCGTCGCCACGACGGGCACGACGGACGCGGCGCTCGTCGCCGCGTCGCTCGCCGTCCACTCGGCGGTCGGTCGGTTGCCCTGCCGCGTCCACCACGCGGCGGAGCGAGACGGTGAACGTCGACCCCTCGCCCGGCGCGCTCCGGACGCGCAGGTCGCCTCCCATGCCCTGCGCCAGGTCGCGGCTGATCGCGAGGCCGAGGCCCGTCCCCTCGACCGGCTGCGCGTACGCGCTTCGGGCGGCGGCGCGCACCTGGACGAACGGCTCGAAGATGCGGTCCTGCTGGTCCCGCGGGATGCCCACGCCGGTGTCCGCGACCCGCACGAACCCGAGCCCCGGCTGGGGGGCGTCTCCGTCGTCGCGCGACGTGATGCTCATCGTCACCCGGCCCGGTGCGCCGGTGCGCGGGTCGGGCGAGTCCGTGAACTTGACCGCGTTGGAGAGCAGGTTGACGAGCACCTGCGAGAGCTTCTCGCGGTCGGCCCACACGAGGCAGGGCGCGGACGGCCGCACCTCGAGCACCAAGCCTTTGGCCCGCACCATCGGCTCGACGAGCGGCGCGACCTGGGCCGCCATCTCGTTCAGGTCGACCGGCTGCAGGTCGTACTCGACGCGGCCGGCCTCGAGCTTCGCGTAGTTGAGCACGTCGTTGATCAGGCCGAGGAGGTGCTGCTGCGCGCGCGTCACCCGTCCGAGCGCGGCGTGCTGCTCCCCCGTGACCGGGCCGTGCAGCCCCATCTCGAGCAGCTGCGCGTAGCCACCGATGGCGTTCAGCGGCGTGCGCAGCTCGTGGCTCATGTTGGCGAGGAACTCGCTCTTCGCCCGGTTCGCGGCCTCCGCGCCGCGCTGCGCCGCCTCGGCCTCGTCGCGCGCGGCCTCGGCGGCCCGCGTCGCCTCTCGCAGCGCCGCGTCCGCGCGCTGGCGCTCCGTCACGTCCTGCACGACCGCGATGACGGCGCGCCGACCCTCGTACGGGACGTCGCGGAGGAAGACCTCGACGTCGAGCAGCTCGCCCCCCTTGGTGCGGTGGCGGAAGACCCCCTGCGACCCCTCGGCGCGGTGCGGCGCCCGCGCCAGGTCGAGCATGCGCGGCACCTCCTCGGGCGGCCGGATGTCGCGGATGGTCATCGAGAGGAACTCCTCGCGCGTGTATCCGTAGCGCCGGACCGCGACGTCGTTCACGTCGAGGAAGGCGAGCGTCTCCGCGTCGTAGACCCACTTCGGCAGCGGCGAGAGCGCGAAGAGCTGCCGCGCGAGCACCTCGGACGTCTCCGCGCGCCGGCCGAGCGCCTCCGCCGTCGCGCGCGCATCCTCGGCCGCGACGCGGGCCGCCCGCTCGGCCTCCAGCAGCCGCGTCCGCTCGTCGATGTCGATCACCGAGCCGACGTAGCCCAGGTACTCGCCGTCGGGGGTGAAGCGCGGGGCGGCCGCGTCCACGGCCCATCGGTACGCGCCGTCGTGGCGCCGGAGCCGGTAGTCGGCGCGGAACGGCGCCCGTCGCGCGTTCGACTCGACGAACTGCTGCTCGGCGCGCGGACGGTCCTCCGGGTGCACGGCGTCGAGCCACCCGTAGCCGCGCCCTTCCGCCAGCGTCTGCCCGGTGAACTCGAGCCACTGGCGGTTGAGGAAGGTGCACCGGCCGTCCGGCGCCGTCACCCAGAGCATGACGGGCGCGGCGTCGGCCACGTTGCGGAAGCGGGCCTCGCTCTCGCGCGCGGCGGCCTCCGCGCGGGCGCGCTCGGCCGCCTCGTCCTGCAGCTGCTGGTTGGCGATCTCGAGCTCGCTCGCCTGCTCCTGCAGCTGCAGCGCGGCCGCCTCCGCCTCCTCGCGCGCCTCGCGCTCCGTCTCGGCGAGGTGGGCGTTCTGCGCGGCGGCGGCCTGCAGCTCGGCCTCGGCGCGCTTCTGCGCGCCGATGTCCTCCACCACGGAGATGAAGTAGTCGGGCCGCCCGGCGGCGTCGCGCACCAGCGCGACCGTGAGCCGCACCCACACCGTCGAGCCGTCGCGGCAGCGGTACCGCTTGTCCATCGCGTAGTGGGCGGCCTCGCCGCGCAGGAGCGCCTGCACGTGCGCCAGGTCGGCGTCCAGGTCCTCCGGCAGCGTGACGTCCTGGAAGGTCCGGGCGAGCAGCTCCTCCGGGGCGTAGCCGAGGATCTCCGCCAGCCGCGCGTTGATCCGCAGCCAGCGGCCATCGAGGCCGACGTGGGCGATGCCCACGGCGGCCTGCTCGAAGGTGTGCCGGAACAGCGCCTCGCGCGTGGCCGCGCGCTCGACGCCCGCCGCGACCTCCCGTACCGCCCGCCGCAGCAGGTGGCTCACCCACGAGATGGTCACCCCGGAGGCCGCGAACAGGGCGACCCGGATCGCGTCGCTGCGGGTGAGCGGGAAGAGCGCGAAGTACGGCGGGACGAAGAAGTAGGTCAGCGCCAGCACCGAGAGCGCGGTGCCCAGCAGCCCGGGGCCGAGCCCGCCATACCACGCGGCGAGCGCCAGGGCCATCACGTAGACGTTGACCGTGTAGGTCTCGATCTCCGGCCCGATACCCGCGGTGGCGAGCGTGCCCACGGCCACCAGCGCGACCGCCGCCCCGTATCGGGCGGCGGGATGGGCGCGCAGCCGGGCCGCGCGGACGGTCAGTCGCTCGTGTTCGGCCGTGACGTCTGCGCTGGCTGCAGGGCGCGCCGGGTCTCTTGCTGGCATCGAGGCCGAACGTACTTCATCCGCCGTGCCCTGACGGCGACCCCGCGCTTGGCCCCGCGTCGGCCGCCCGAGCTATCGGGCGACGTGCGCCCGCGCGGCGCGGCTGCCGGGCTCGCCAGCCCGCGACATCGCCGGGTCGATCTCGTCCATGTCGTACAGCATGGCCGGCGCGAGCGTCGCGACGTGCCCGTCCCACTCCCGGCGCAGCGCCACGTACGACTCCGCGCCGCCCCGCTCGTCGGCGACCGTCGCGATGCCCGCCTGCCGGAGCCGCCGCACCGCGGCCGCCTGCCGCCGACGCCACCGCTCCTGCGTGCGCTCGTCGGGCTGCGGCTCGCCACTCGGCGCGTCGTGCGTCACGAAGTTCTCCTCGAGCGACGTGAGGAGCATCAGCGACACGCGTCGGAGCTGGGCCACGGCGGCCGATCGCGGGAGCCACCCGTACTCGTCGTCGCTCAGCGCGCTCCCGATCAGCGTCGTCGTGTCCAGCGCGAGCAGGGTGATGCGCGACGCCGAGTAGTACGGCTCGCTGAAGCGGAAGTAGAAGAGCACCGGGTAGTGATGGTGCGCCTCCTTCACCTCGGTGAGCTGCGTCGCCACCTCCGACAGGTTGTTGTACCCGCCGCTGAACTGCCCGTCGGGTCCGAGCCGCGCCAGCAGCTCCGCGGCGTCGGCCGACTCGCCGGACTGCGCGTGGAGCTGCAGCCCGAGCGCGTTGCGACGCTGCAGCGCGCTGTACACCTGCATGAGATACGTCAGCGTCAGCGAGACCACCGACGTGCCGACGAGCGAGAGGAACAGGTAGACGAGCCGCCACCCGCTCGTCTGCGGCGAGAACTCGCTCGACCCGGTGATCGCCAGGCTGGTCCCGCCGGCGTAGAGGGCGGCCACGAAGTCCGTCGGCGTCGGCCCCTCGGAGACGCGGACGCCCGTGCCGAGCGCGGGATGGATGAGGAGCGCCGCGCCGAGCGTCAGCCCGAGCGTCCAGACGGTGAGGAACGCGACCAGGATGATCGGCCCGCAGAACGAGAGCACCGCGCCGCGTCGGCGGCCGAACGGCGCCGCGATTCCGCGCATCGTGCGCCAGATGAGCCGCGCGATCCACGGGCTGACGATGCCGGTCCCGATCCGGGCGTAGAGCACGGTCAGGAAGACGTCGAGCAGGAAGACGAGCGTGACGACGACGCCGAGCGCCTGTTCCAGGAGTGCCATCACGCCCGCCTGCTCCGCGGCGTCTCGCGCCGGCCCGCGTGCCGGACCGGGTGTCGTCGTTCGTCGCGCGTCTGGCGCATCCGAGATCCTCCGGGCGTCCGTGCATCGAGTCGAACGCCCGGCACGCTAGCGGGCGGGCGCGGCACACGGTGCCGGGAATCCGGGAAGCGGCGCCTCCACGTTGCCCGGCACGGACCGTCGCGGCGATCGCCGCGACTTCGCGGTTCCCCGGTAGCGACGCCGCGGGCCGCCGTCGATACTACCGGCGACGGACGCTCGGGCCGTGGTCGAGCACGGGTCGGCCGGGGCCGGGCGCGAGACTCGGAGTGGCGCTGTCATGACCACGCACAGACGGGAAGCCGGAGGCGGCGATTCGCCGCGCGTCCTGGCGCAGCTGGGGGCGGCCCTCGCGGCGCGCTCGTACGCGGTTCGCGGGGTCCCCGTCCGCGACGAGACCATCCGCGTGATCCTCGTCGACGACCACACGCTGATCCGCGAGGGGGTGCGCGTGCTGCTCCAGTCGGCCCCCGACATCGCCGTCGTCGGGGAGGCGGAGAACGGCGCCGCCGCGCTGGAGCTCGCCCGGCGCGCCGTGCCCGACGTGGTCGTCCTCGACCTCGACATGCCGGGCGCCGACGGCGAATCGGTGCTCGCGGCGCTGCGGAGCCAGCTGCCGGAGGTGCGCGTCCTGATCCTCACGATGTATCCCGAGCAGACGCGGCTCGTGCCGCTGCTGGCGGGCGGGGCGCGGGGCTACCTCACCAAGGCGGCGGCGTCGCGCGAGCTCGTGGAGGCCATCCGCGTCGTCGCCAGCGGCGACGTGTACGTGCGACCCGCGGTCGCGCGGCTGCTGGCCACGGCGGTGGCGCCGAAGGGCGCGGCCACGTCGGCGCGCGACCGGTTCCGGGCGCTGAGCGACCGCGAGGCGACGGTGCTCCGCCTCGTCGCCGAGGGGTACAGCGGCGCCGAGATCGCGCGCCAGCTCGACGTGAGCACCAAGACCGTGGATGCGTACAAGCATCGCATCCACGACAAGCTCGGGCTGCAGCATCGCACGGAGTACGTGCGGTTCGCGATCGAGGCGGAGATCCTCGGCGCGTAGCGGACGGTCGGCCGCCCTCACGGCGGTCGGCGCTCGGGCAGGATCGCGCCGGGCAGCACGAGCCGCACCGCGGTGCCCGCGCCCGGCGTCGACGTGATCGACAGCTCCCCGCCGGCCGCCGTCACCAGCCCGTGCACCAGCGCCAGTCCGAGGCCGGTGGAGAGGCCCCGCGGCTTGGTGCTGAAGTACGGCTCGGCGCACCGATGGAGGACGTCGGCCGTCATGCCCGGCCCGTCGTCGGTGACGTCGATCGCCACCGTCGACGGGCGCGGGCCGGACTCCACGCGGACGCCGACATGGCCGGCGCCGCGCTCGCGCAGCGCGTCCGCCGCGTTCTGCACCACGTTGAACACCGCCTGCGTCAGCCCGGCGCGGCCCATCGACACCCAGCTCTCCGTGGGCGGGATGGTCCCCTCGAACGCGACGTCGCGCGGCAGCACGTTCTTCAGCAGCCGGCTGATGTCCTTCCACCAGGCCCCGAGCTCCGTGGGCTCGGTGAGCCGCGTGTCCCCCGGGTCGGTCGCGAGGAGCCGCAGGCCGCCCGACAGCCGCTGGAGGTACTCCACGCAGCTCGCGATGCCGACGACCTGCTCGCGCAGCTCGGCCGGCAGCGCCGCGCGCTCCAGCAGCTGGAGGCGCGCCTCCAGCGGGAGCAGCAGGTTGCCGAGGTCGTGCCCGAGCCCCGCGGCGAGCGTGCCGAGCGACGCCATGCGCTCCGAGGCGCGCAGCCGCTCGGTCGCCCGCTGCAGCGCGTCGGTGCGCTCGCTCACGAGACGCTCGAGGCGCTCGCCCCGGTGCGCGAGCGCATCCTGGGCGAGCTTCATCCGCGTCACGTCGCGCAGCACGATGCTGGCGCCGAGCGGCCGCCCGGCGGCGTCGCGCAGCGCCGTCGCGGCTCCCATCGCGAAGAACCGGCGGCCGCCGTCGGCGACCATCCAGCGCTCGTCCTGGACGGCGCGTCCGCGGCCGATCCGCCGCCGGTACGTCCGCGGCACGCCGGAGGCGCGGTCCTCCGGCGTGAACAGCGCGGCCAGGTCGAGGCCCACGAAGTCGTCGCGCGCGTAGCCGAGCACGTGGTGACAGCCCTCGTTCCACGTCGTGATCACGCCGCGCGCGTCGGTGGAGAAGATGGCGTACTCGCGCACCTGGGAGACGAGCGCGCGGTAGCGCTCCTCGCTCACGCGGACGGCGTCCTCGGCCTGCGTGCGCTCGATCCAGTCCGCGGCCTGGCGTGCCAGCAGGTCGACGACGCGGAGGTGGTGCTCCGCCGGGCGGCCGCGCTGGCGATAGTGCGTGGAGAGCACGCCGACGAGACGCCCGGAGCGCGCGATCAGCGGCGTCGACTGCACGGCGCGCACGCCGGCCACGAGCTTGACGTCGCGCGCGAGCGTGCCCGTGTAGAGCGGGCTCTCCGCGACGTCCTCCACCACCACGCGCTCG
This Roseisolibacter agri DNA region includes the following protein-coding sequences:
- a CDS encoding PAS domain S-box protein, which encodes MPARDPARPAASADVTAEHERLTVRAARLRAHPAARYGAAVALVAVGTLATAGIGPEIETYTVNVYVMALALAAWYGGLGPGLLGTALSVLALTYFFVPPYFALFPLTRSDAIRVALFAASGVTISWVSHLLRRAVREVAAGVERAATREALFRHTFEQAAVGIAHVGLDGRWLRINARLAEILGYAPEELLARTFQDVTLPEDLDADLAHVQALLRGEAAHYAMDKRYRCRDGSTVWVRLTVALVRDAAGRPDYFISVVEDIGAQKRAEAELQAAAAQNAHLAETEREAREEAEAAALQLQEQASELEIANQQLQDEAAERARAEAAARESEARFRNVADAAPVMLWVTAPDGRCTFLNRQWLEFTGQTLAEGRGYGWLDAVHPEDRPRAEQQFVESNARRAPFRADYRLRRHDGAYRWAVDAAAPRFTPDGEYLGYVGSVIDIDERTRLLEAERAARVAAEDARATAEALGRRAETSEVLARQLFALSPLPKWVYDAETLAFLDVNDVAVRRYGYTREEFLSMTIRDIRPPEEVPRMLDLARAPHRAEGSQGVFRHRTKGGELLDVEVFLRDVPYEGRRAVIAVVQDVTERQRADAALREATRAAEAARDEAEAAQRGAEAANRAKSEFLANMSHELRTPLNAIGGYAQLLEMGLHGPVTGEQHAALGRVTRAQQHLLGLINDVLNYAKLEAGRVEYDLQPVDLNEMAAQVAPLVEPMVRAKGLVLEVRPSAPCLVWADREKLSQVLVNLLSNAVKFTDSPDPRTGAPGRVTMSITSRDDGDAPQPGLGFVRVADTGVGIPRDQQDRIFEPFVQVRAAARSAYAQPVEGTGLGLAISRDLAQGMGGDLRVRSAPGEGSTFTVSLRRVVDAAGQPTDRRVDGERRGDERRVRRARRGDAVEVAPADTGTD
- a CDS encoding ABC transporter permease, with the translated sequence MRLVHAARARLRLLFARRDAESRMREEFRFHLDMEAERLVREEGLTPPEARRRAVIAFGLAAQHEDAMRDGRGLAWLGGLALDLRLGGRMLVKYPGLTAVGGLAMAFAIWVAAGAFEFTGQVLFPRLPLPDADRVVALERWDAAAGRAQPQALHDFAAWRSDLRSVTELGAYRLAQRNLITADGESLPTEVAEISAAAFRVARARPLLGRALSEADERPDAPAVAVIGHDVWRARFGADSGVVGREVRLGRTPTTVVGVMPEGFAFPVAQSLWVPLRLSPLDYPRGAGPAITIFGRLARGATLDEAQAELTTWGRRAAADFPGTHRHLRPRVMPYAQSVALVDGSALLVTKSSYVFFVMLVVLICGNVALLMFARAATREGEIAVRNSLGATRRRIVAQLFAEALVLGGVAAAVGLGAAGLGVRLLVRAFEAHSGRLPFWFHAGLSPWTVLYAVLLTVLGAAIAGVLPGLKVTRGLQARLRQTAAGAGGLRFGGIWTAVIVAQIAVTLGFPVVAFSVYGGVRGARTMVADFPAAEFLSARIALDREASPGADTSLAAFVARRRATARELERRLHAEPGVVGVTFAERLPRMHHLPHWIEVDSGGAAPQDPRFPGGYRTSSAAVDADYFDVLGVPVRAGRAFHAGDLAPGSRVVIVNESFVRLVLGGRNPIGRHLRYDWRNDESGPLSESAGPAPWYEIVGVVPDLGMSAAADPKVAGFYHPLAADVVVPLHVAVRVRGGDAAAFAPRLRAVAAAVDPTLRVDDVARMDTLSDAGIAFSMFWVRLLGVVSAVAMLLSMAGIYAVMAFTVARRTREIGIRVALGASRRRLVASVFARPLAQVALGVVAGGVLTVLLRDVEEATPAALAGALAYSVFMLGVCLLACIVPTRRALRVEPTVAMRVD
- a CDS encoding PAS domain-containing protein, translating into MLRTGAPHAMPVQRYDVRRPDGAWEERHWAPRNSPVVGRDGAVRYLVHYVEDVTERVHAEAERARLVAALAAERGQLRAALLQAMTPMALLVGPEHRLELVNDAYKRVSGGRDVTGLTYREAFPELEGQPFFDIQDRVYATGEPWAATAVPVRYDRLGAGLEDAYFDLRYEPVRDAEGRVFALLSYGVDVTEQTRAHLAAERERQRLAAVLEHLPVGVTFAEAPAGRHSVSNPAAVAIWGVVPASPEVAAYSRDFVGFRPGPGAPGSPEEAARRIASHEWPLARALAQGEVVQDELVEIERPDGARRLVSLSAAPVRDADGRVDGALVTSVDVTERERLLAESEAARARVTAVLESIGDAFYAVDAEFRFTYVNRRAEALWQRCREDLIGRHYWSEFPAAVGSESYRMHHQVMSERRPVHYETISPLTDLWIDVSIYPEAGGGLACYFRDITARKTAEAAREAAVARAEGARAEAEQANRGKSEFLAVMSHELRTPLNAIGGYAELIELGIHGPVTEAQRTALARIQQSQRHLLGLIAGVLDYSRVEAGAVTYRLADVPVGEAVAEAEALVAPQLRAKGLGYAWSGAPPELHMRADREKLQQILLNLLGNAVKFTRPRDGVPGRIEVACTVDEERVHLHVRDTGVGIAPEQLERIFEPFVQADQRLTRAQEGVGLGLAISRDLARGMGGDLTAASVPGVGSTFSLTLPRA
- a CDS encoding response regulator, whose protein sequence is MTTHRREAGGGDSPRVLAQLGAALAARSYAVRGVPVRDETIRVILVDDHTLIREGVRVLLQSAPDIAVVGEAENGAAALELARRAVPDVVVLDLDMPGADGESVLAALRSQLPEVRVLILTMYPEQTRLVPLLAGGARGYLTKAAASRELVEAIRVVASGDVYVRPAVARLLATAVAPKGAATSARDRFRALSDREATVLRLVAEGYSGAEIARQLDVSTKTVDAYKHRIHDKLGLQHRTEYVRFAIEAEILGA
- a CDS encoding PadR family transcriptional regulator, whose protein sequence is MTTRPPSDALRGSLDLLVLKTLSLQPMHGWGISQRVQQISDGVLEVNQGSLYPALQRLEKAGLVTSAWSTTDHNRRARYYSLTAAGRRALGTELESWRRFAAGLEAVLRTT